A genomic segment from Nicotiana tabacum cultivar K326 chromosome 7, ASM71507v2, whole genome shotgun sequence encodes:
- the LOC142162220 gene encoding uncharacterized protein LOC142162220 — MVLVYKDFNEDVADEFWCGDNQLFMTPYVLGDSRRCGISWTEVDKIFFPCRLPLKDDNAVTHFLLAVLDLNGKKIDVYDSIYSEPYEAGMNHIEMYARMIPHLLKFSQFEKYHKSFRNAFNKFDIQWQRSPHQTGLIDCGAFLIKYVELLIMGKDVEKFQPEDIKDFRKELATNLWEHGEWKRNSGYDTPPENVGDDYDSENETCCPKEL; from the exons ATGGTGCTTGTCTATAAGGATTTTAATGAAGATGTCGCAGATGAGTTTTGGTGTGGTGATAATCAATTGTTTATGACACCATATGTGTTGGGTGACAGTCGTAGATGTGGAATTTCTTGGACAGAGGTTGACAAAATCTTTTTTCCATGTCGGCTTCCTTTAAAAGATGATAATGCAGTGACACATTTTCTTTTGGCGGTATTGGACTTGAATGGGAAAAAGATTGATGTGTATGATTCCATATATAGTGAGCCATATGAAGCAGGAATGAATCACATTGAAATGTATGCACGCATGATCCCTCACTTGCTAAAGTTCTCACAGTTTGAGAAATATCACAAGTCTTTTAGAAATGCATTCAACAAATTTGATATTCAGTGGCAAAGATCACCACACCAAACTGGATT GATTGATTGTGGTGCATTCCTAATCAAGTATGTGGAGTTGTTGATAATGGGAAAGGATGTGGAGAAATTCCAACCTGAAGACATAAAAGACTTTAGAAAAGAACTTGCAACAAATCTTTGGGAACATGGAGAGTGGAAAAGAAATTCTGGTTATGATACACCACCAGAAAATGTTGGCGATGACTATGATAGTGAAAATGAAACTTGTTGTCCGAAGGAGCTGTAG
- the LOC107778239 gene encoding uncharacterized protein LOC107778239 has translation MHQSIAYAIAKVYPESHPGICIYHLEQNLKRRKVKSEVIKPFQTAARVYKHKEFDLYMSDLAKVDKKTFDYLIEEPPERWARSCSSRRRYDMLTTNIVESMNSVLLEARELPILRMMDFIQVKLQRWFYKRRNEAEGTFYDVSYWVEEELKKNIDLAFTLNVFPVDSWPIEKRNIKKSNFCSHWYLKESWLKTYERQIHPIGHTDSWIVPENVKSQIVKPPHFKVPPGRR, from the exons ATGCATCAATCTATTGCATATGCCATCGCAAAGGTATATCCTGAAAGTCACCCTGGGATTTGTATCTACCATTTGGAGCAGAACCTAAAGCGAAGGAAAGTGAAAAGTGAGGTCATAAAACCTTTTCAAACTGCTGCAAGAGTATACAAGCACAAAGAATTTGATCTATACATGTCAGATTTAGCAAAAGTTGATAAGAAGACTTTTGACTACTTGATAGAAGAACCACCGGAAAGGTGGGCACGTTCTTGTAGTTCACGACGAAGAtatgacatgctcacaacaaacATAGTTGAGTCAATGAATTCTGTCCTATTAGAAGCAAGAGAGCTGCCTATATTAAGAATGATGGATTTCATTCAAGTGAAGCTACAACGTTGGTTTtataaaagaagaaatgaagcagaAGGAACTTTTTATGATGTTTCTTATTGGGTAGAGgaggaattaaagaaaaatatagatttAGCATTTACTTTGAAT GTCTTCCCTGTTGATTCATGGC CTATCGAGAAGAGAAACATCAAGAAGTCCAACTTTTGCTCGCACTGGTACTTAAAGGAATCTTGGCTGAAAACATATGAAAGACAAATACATCCTATAGGACATACTGATTCTTGGATTGTACCAGAGAATGTTAAGTCACAAATTGTTAAACCTCCACATTTCAAAGTGCCACCAGGTAGAAGGTAG